In Falco cherrug isolate bFalChe1 chromosome 2, bFalChe1.pri, whole genome shotgun sequence, the following are encoded in one genomic region:
- the MRPL39 gene encoding 39S ribosomal protein L39, mitochondrial, producing MAARGAVRCLRGWQEGRRFISTPAVSRLTSEEVIQMRNELFTKEKERQLSLYPRIEKIEVKYTGKSHPGSVFVMNKALSTPYNCAMHLSEWHCKKSVLALVDGEVWDMYRPLTKSCEIQFLTFKDEDPEEVNKAYWRSCAMIMACVLKRAFKDEYSVNMIKAPEVPVISGAFCYDVILDNRLNDWKPTNDDFRSFTRDASKLIHKDLPFEMLHVEAKIAREMFQHNRYKMEMIERKASQNTEGIVMLHRFGDFVDVSEGPHIPRTGFCFQYEITAAHNLQTNESELIRRFQGVSLPVHLKAHHVVWHKLLERSKRLVTEEKYLEATAEHQEAKVETEEGKTVSI from the exons ATGGCGGCGCGCGGGGCCGTCCGCTGCCtgcggggctggcaggaggggcGCC GGTTCATCTCCACACCAGCTGTTTCGAGACTGACATCTGAGGAAGTGATTCAGATGCGCAATGAGCTCTTCACCAAAGAGAAGGAGAGGCAGTTGTCTCTTTATCCACGAATTGAGAAAATAGAAGTGAAATACACTGGGAAATCGCACCCTGGCAGCGTGTTTGTAATGAACAAAGCTTTGTCTACTCCGTACAATTGTGCCATGC aCTTAAGTGAATGGCACTGCAAGAAATCTGTTCTAGCTCTTGTGGATGGCGAAGTCTGGGATATGTATAGACCCTTGACCAAATCATGTGAAATTCAGTTCCTTACTTTCAAAGATGAAGATCCAGAGGAAGTAAACAAG GCCTATTGGCGTTCCTGTGCCATGATCATGGCATGTGTGTTAAAGCGGGCATTCAAAGATGAGTACTCAGTCAATATGATTAAAGCTCCAGAAGTGCCAG TGATCTCTGGAGCTTTCTGTTATGATGTCATTTTGGACAATAGACTGAATGACTGGAAACCAACAAAT GATGACTTCCGTTCTTTTACAAGGGATGCCAGTAAGCTTATTCATAAGGACCTGCCATTTGAAATGCTGCATGTTGAAGCAAAAATAGCACGTGAAATGTTTCAGCATAACAG ATACAAAATGGAGATGATAGAACGAAAAGCTTCTCAGAATACGGAAGGAATTGTAATGTTACATAG GTTTGGTGACTTTGTAGATGTTAGTGAAGGCCCTCATATTCCAAGGACAGGTTTCTGTTTCCAGTATGAGATAACGGCAGCCCATAACCTTCAGACTAATGAATCTGAACTGATAAGGAGGTTCCAGGGTGTGTCCCTGCCAGTCCATTTAAAG GCTCACCATGTCGTGTGGCACAAACTGCTGGAAAGATCAAAGAGGCTG